The Actinosynnema mirum DSM 43827 genomic interval CGGCCACCTCATGCTGCTGCCGTACCGGCACGTCCCGGACTACACCGACCTCACCCCGGAGGAGACGGTGGAGCTGGCGGAGTTCACCCAGAAGGCGATGCGGGTGGTGCGCCGGGCGTCCAAGCCGCACGGGTTCAACATCGGCATGAACCAGGGCGCCGTGGCGGGCGCGGGCATCGCCGCGCACCTGCACCAGCACGTGGTGCCCCGGTGGGGCGGGGACGCGAACTTCATGCCGGTGATCGGGCAGACCAAGGTGCTGCCGGAGCTGCTGGGGGACACCCGGCGGCTGCTGGCCGACGCCTGGGCCGCCGAGGGCTGAGCCGCGCGGTGGGGTGGGACCGCTCCCGGTCCCACCCCGCCCCGTGGGCCTCGCACCACCCCCGCGCCGCCCCGCGGGCCCTTGAGCCATCCCCGCGCCGTCACGTGGGCCCGCACGCCACCCCGCGCCGCCTTCCACGCGCGTCCGAAACGCTCACCCGCGCCCCGAGCGTCGCTCTCCCGCGCGGTTCACCCGATCCGGTGCGCGTTCCCGCTCACCAGGTGGCCGGGTCATCACACCTCTCGGTCACCGGACGGGCCCACCCCGCGCTCCCAGCCGGTGAGACGCCGATCACTTCCGCTGTCGGTGAACCCGCCCGCGCCCGCACGTGACATGCCCGTTTTGCCCCCGTGTGAGACCGCGGTCACCCGCCCGCCGCAGCGCCGTCGTTGATCACCGTGCGTGGCCGCCGAGTGCGACGCGCACGCACATCCGCACACCGACCCGCTCACCCGTGCGCGGCTCACCCGAGCGTGCCACCAGGTCCACCCCTACCAGCTCCCCAGGCCACGGGCCGCGCGCCAGTGTCCTCCGTCCTGCCCCAGGTCAACGCCGGAACCCGCGCACTTCACCCGTGCCGCCCGCCGGACCGGGCATCGTGATTACTGTGCGCGCACATGCCTACCTCGTAGATCACTAATGGGTGATTCTCGGGCGGGTCGCAATGCACCGCCATGGCCGATCGTCACAAGTCCCGCGCATCGATACCGTGCGTTTCATGACCGCACCTGAGCGTTCGCGGCTGGCCCGAGAACGGCTCTCGCGCGAGTTACGCAGGCTGCGCACGGAGGCCAAGATGACCGGAACGGCCACCGCGCGCGCGACCGGGATGAGCCAGTCGAAGCTCTCGAAGATCGAGAACGGGATGCTCCTCCCCTCCGTGACCGACGTGGAGAGACTGGTCGCCGAGCTGTCGGCGACCAGGGAGACCAAGGTCGAGCTGGTCGAGCTGGCCCGCCAGCTGCACGCCGAGGCGGAGACCCGCCGAGTGGTGCTGCACCGGGGCGCCCACCGCCACCAGCAGACCGTCGCCCGGATCGAGGCCCGAGCCACCACCAGCAGGTTCTTCCAGATCTCCGGGGTGCCGACCCTGCTGCAGACGGAGGACTACCTGCGCGTCGTCCTGTCCGCGACACCCACCCACGAGCAGGACACCGCCATCGGAGCCCTCCGCGCCCGACGAGGCCGCATGGAGGACCTGAACCGCAGGTTCGTCTTCCTGCTCAGCGAGAGCGCCCTGCGCTGGCGCATGGGCTCGGCCGACCTGATGTGCGAGCAGATCGAGCACCTGCGGCGGCTCAGCCGCAGGCCGAACGTGCAGCTCGCCGTCGTGCCGTGGTCCGCCGAGGTCAGCGCGGTCGTGCTGCACGGGTTCCAGGTCTACGACGAGCGCTACGTGACGCTCAGCGTGCTCACCGGCAACGCCACCATCACCGACCCGCACGACGTCCGCGAGTACCTCCACCTGTTCGGCAGGCTGGAGCGCGTGGCGCTGCGCGGGGAGCTGCTGGAGGACCTGCTGGAGGGGATCTCCAGGGACCACCGCAAGCTCGGGTGAGCAGGCTCGTTAGGCTGCTGACGACCACGTCCTCCCCGCCGGTAGGTGCAGCCGCCAGCCCATGCTGAACTTCTTCGCCCGTGCTTCCGTGTCCCGCCTCTCCGACCCCGTGGGGGCGTGGCTGCTCAAGCGCGGCCTCACCCCGAACGCCGTCACCGTCGTGGGCGCCGTCGGCTCCACCGCGTCGGCACTCTGGCTCATCCCCGCAGGGCACCTGTTCGCGGGGGCGGTCGTCATGGCCCTGTTCGTGCTGTTCGACCTGATCGACGGCTCGATGGCCCGAGCCCAGGGCGGCGGCACGCCCTTCGGGGCGGTGCTCGACGCCACCTGCGACCGGGTCACGGACGGCGCGCTGTTCGCCGCCATCGCCTGGTGGGCCTTCACCGCCGGTGAGCGGCCCATCGCGGTCGCCGCGCTCGTCTGCCTGGTCGGCGCGCAGGTCATCTCCTACGTGAAGGCCCGCGCCGAGGCCAGCGGGCTCAGCGCCGACGGCGGGCTCGCCGAGCGCGCCGAGCGGTGCATCATCGCCCTGACCGGCGTCGGCCTGCACGGGCTCGGCGTGCCGTACGTCCTGCCCGTCGCCATGTACGCGCTGGTCGCGCTGGTGGTGGCCACCGTCGTGCAGCGGCTGCTGTCCGCCGCCCGCTCGGCCCGTGAGCTGGACCCGGCGCGGCCCGCGCCGGGGACGTCCGAAGAGGGGACCCGGTGAAGGACAAGCTGGCCGACCTCGGCTACGCCGCTGGCTGGCGACTGGTCAGGCTGATGCCGGAGGGCCTGGCCAAGATCCTGTTCGACCGGGCCTCCGACTGGGTCACCGGCCGGGGCGGTGAGGGCGTGGCGCAGCTGCGCGCCAACCTGCGCCGGGTGGTGCCGCGCGCGGGCGAGGCCGAGCTGGACGAGCTGGTCAGGCTGGCCATGCGCTCCTACGCCCGGTACTGGCGGGAGTCGTTCCGGCTCCCGTCGGCCGACTTGGACGCCACCTACCGGAACGTGGCCCGCAACGTCACCGGCGCCGAGAACCTGGACGCCGCGCTCGCCGAGGGCCGGGGCGCCGTCCTGGCCGTGCCGCACAGCGGCAACTACGACATGGGCGGCGTGTGGCTGGTCGGGCACGCCGGGTCGCTGACCACGGTCGTCGAGCGGCTCAAGCCCGAGTCGGTGTACCGGCGGTTCGTCGAGTTCCGGGAGAGCCTGGGCTTCGAGGTGCTGCCGCTGACCGGCGGCGAGCGCAACCCGGCCGTGGTGCTGGCCGAGCGGCTGCGCGAGAACAAGGTGGTCGTGCTGCTGGCCGACCGCGACCTCACCGCCGGTGGCGTCCCGGTCACGTTCTTCGGCCGCAGGACCATGATGCCCGCCGGACCCGCCAGCCTGGCCGCCACCACCGGGGCCGCGCTGCTGCCCACCGGCTCGTGGTTCACCGAGGACGGCTGGGTGGTCCGCGTCCACCCGCCGGTGCGCGTCTCCGGCCCGTCCGGGGTGCCGTCCGCGACGCAGGCGCTGGCCGACGTGTTCGCCGCCGACATCGCCGCCCACCCCACCGACTGGCACATGCTGCAGAAGCTGTGGATCGAGGACCTGCCGGAGAGCAGGCAGCGGGCGCTGCGCCGGGTCCTGGAGCGGCGCGGGGAGAGCGCGTGAGGGTCGGCATCGTCTGCCCGTACTCGTTCGACGTGCCCGGCGGCGTGCAGGCGCACGTGGTCGACCTGGCCAGGGCGCTGCGCGGGCTCGGCCACGACGTCGACGTGCTCGCGCCCGCCGACGACGACACGCCCCTCCCGGAGTTCGTCACCCCGGCCGGGCGGGCCGTCGGCATCCCCTACAACGGGTCGGTGGCGCGGCTGTCGTTCGGGCCGGTGTCGTACGCGCGGGTGCGGCGGTGGATCGCCGAGCACGACTTCGACGTGCTGCACCTGCACGAGCCGACCGCGCCGTCGCTGGCCATGCTGGCGCTGATGGTCGCGGACGGGCCGATCGTGGCGACCTTCCACACCTCCACGCCCCGCTCCAAGATGCTGTCCGCGTTCCAGGGGGTGCTCCAGCCGTTCCTGGAGAAGGTCACCGCCCGGATCGCGGTGTCCGCGCTGGCCAGGCGGGTGCAGGTCGAGCACCTGGGCGGCGACGCGGTGGAGATCCCGAACGGCGTCGACGTGGACTTCTTCGCCGACGCGACCCCGCTCGACGGCTACCCCCGCCCCGGCGGCACGATCGGGTTCGTCGGCCGCTACAGCGAGCCCCGCAAGGGGATGCCGGTGCTGCTGGAGGCGGTGCGCGGGCTGGACCTGCCGGACGTGCGGCTGCTCGTGGTCGGCCGGGGCGACGAGGCGGCGCTGCGCGCCCAGGCCGGGCCGGAGCTGGCCGGCCGGATCGACTTCCTCGGCATGGTCGACGACGAGACGAAGGCGCGGGCGCTGCGCAGCGTCGACGTGTACTGCGCGCCGAACACCGGCGGCGAGAGCTTCGGGATCATCCTGACCGAGGCGATGTCGGCGGGCGCGGTGGTCGCGGCGAGCGACCTGGACGCGTTCCGCCGGGTGCTGGACGACGGCGCGGCGGGCGTGCTCACCCCGGTGGGCGACGCGGTGGCGCTGCGCGGGGCGCTGCGCGACCTGCTCGCCGACCCGGACCGGCGCGCGGACTACGCGGCGGCCGGGCGGGCGCGGGTGCAGACGTTCGACTGGTCCGTGGTGGCCGCGCAGGTGCTGCGGGTGTACGAGAGCGCGGTGGCCGCCAACCCGAGGCGGGTCGCGGAGGCCGGTCGGTGAGCCTGTCCTCGTGGGTGACGGGGCTGGCCGCGCTGCTCGGGGTCGTCGCCGTGCTCGGGCCGTGGGCGCTGGCCACCGCGAACCGCCTCGACCGGCTGCACGTGCGCACCGACGCCGCGTGGGCGGCGCTGGACGCCGCGCTGGGCCGTCGGGCCGTGGTGGTGCGGGTGGTGGCGGCGGTCAGCGGGTCGAAGGAGCTGAGGGGCGCCGCGGACCGGGCCGAGGTGGCCGCCAAGGGCGACCGCGAGGCGGTGGAGAACGAGCTGGCCGCGCTGCTGTCCGGGCTGGACCGGGAGGCCCTGCCGAACGCGCTGGCGGCCGAGCTGGTCGACGCCGAGCAGCGGGTGGTGCTGGCCAGGCGGGTGCACAACGACGCGGTCCGGGACACGCTCGCGCTGCGCAGGCGGCGGTCGGTGCGCTGGCTGCACCTGGCGGGCACCGCGCCGACGCCCGGCTACTTCGAGATCGTCGAGCCGGAGCCCGAGGCCGAGCCGGGCGCCCCGCGCAAGCGCGTGGCGGCGCGGGTGCTGCTGCTCGACGAGCGGGGGCAGCTGCTGCTGTTCGAGGGCTTCGACCCGAGCGAGCCGGGGGAGCTGTTCTGGTTCACCGTCGGCGGCGCGGTCGAGCGCGGCGAGGACCTGCGGGCGGCGGCGGTGCGCGAGACGCGCGAGGAGACCGGGTTCGAGCTGGCCCCGGAGGCGCTGGTCGGGCCGGTGTGGGTGCGGCGGAAGGTGCTGGACTTCGGCGGGACGCGCACGGCGGCGGAGGAGTGGTTCTTCGTCGCGCGGGTCGACGGCGAGCGCGCGGTCGACGTGTCCGGCTTCCAGGAGTACGAGCGCGACACGATCACCCGGCACCGGTGGTGGGCGGTCGACGAGCTGGTCGGGACCGGCGAGCTGGTGTACCCCCGACAGCTGGGCGAGCTGCTGCCGGGGGTGGTGGCGGGGGAGTGGGACGGGACGACGCGCGCGATCCAGTAGACCGGTCGTCGCCCGCCCGGCCACCGGGCGTGACCGGCCACCGGGCGTGACCGGTAGCCGGACGGGCCGGGTCCCGCTCACCCCAGCACGTACGTCCCGATGACCTGCGCGAGCAACCGCACGTCGGCGTGCCCCTTGAACTCCAGCCGCACCTTCCCCAGCCCGCTGAACCACAGGTCCAGCTCGGCGTCCAGGTCGAACGTCCCCGCGGTCTCGATGGAGAACGCCTGGATGCGGCTGTAGGGCAGCGAGGTGAAGTCCTTCTTCCGCCCGGTCATCCCCTGGACGTTCACCGCGATGACCCGCTTGTCGGTGAACACGACGAAGTCCCGCACGGTCTTGAAGCACGAGATGATCTGCTCACCGCGCACCATGATCGGGGACACCTGTGGGGCGATGTCCTCCGGAGCGCACGGCGCGAGCTTGAACACGGACGCCTTCTCGAAGTCGATCACCCTTCCGACGGTAGCACCGCCGGGTGAGTCGCGCGGGTGATCCGAGCGGCCGGTGATCAGCGCAAATGATCACTCCCACCTGCTCGCCCGCCTCGCTCCGGTCGCCTCGCTCCGGTCGCCCGCCGAGCCGCGAACCCGCCCCGCCGCCTAGGCCCACCCCGCCGCGTTGGCCCCCGTCTCCCGCGAGATCCCCGTCCGGGGCGGCCACCCGCCGAACTTCTCGTCGTGCAGGTGCGCGAAGAAGTAGCACATCCGCTCGCACTCGGCGTCCTCCACGCCCACCCCCGGATCGTCCAGCACCGCCTCCCAGTACCGCCGCCCCAGCGCCACCACGAACCCCCGCGCGTACAGGAACCCGTCGTCCGACCCGTCCAGGACCGCGTGCACGTCCTCCCGGTCCAGCTCCCACAGCGCCCGCTCCACGACCGCGTCGTGCGCCACCAGCTCCGCGCTCGACGCCCCCTCGCACGCCTCCCGCAGCCGCGCCAGGAACCCCGGCAGGTGCGCCTCCAGCACCGCCGCCGCCTCCACCCGGTCCCCACCACCGGTCAGCAGCGCCTCACGGGCCGCCAGCGCCTCCGGCGCGGCCCCGGCCCAGACCCGTTCCAGCAGTTCCCAAGTCCCGTTCTCGCCCATGCCGGGAAAGCTAGCGGCGGGGTCCGACAATTCCCCGCCGCCAACCCCGCCGGTCACACGTTCGGGATCACCTCGGCCCCGTAGGCCGCCATCGTCTCGTCCTTCTTGTCGTGCATCAGGTACAGCGCGAACTGGTCCACCCCCAGCTCCGCCAGCTCCCGCAACCGCTCCACGTGCGCCGACGCCGGTCCGACCAGGCAGAACCGGTCCACGATGGAGTCAGGCACGAAGTCCGCCGACCGGTTCCCCGCCCGCCCGTGGTGCGCGTAGTCGTACCCCTCCCGCCCGGCGATGTAGTCGGTCAGCGCCCGCGGCACCGCCCCGGAGTCCCCGTACCGCGCCACCAGGTCCGCCACGTGGTTCCCGACCATCCCGCCGAACCACCGCAGCTGCTCCCGCTGGTGCGCCAGGTCCGTCCCGACGTACGCGGGCGCCGCCACGCACACCGTCACCGACGCCGGGTCCCGCCCGACCCCGGCGGCGGCCTCGCGCACCGCCCCGATGGTCCACCGCGCGATGTCCGGGTCGGCCGTCTGCAGGATGAACCCGTCCGCCTGCTCGCCGACCAGCTTGAGCGCCTTCGGCCCGTAGGCCGCCATCCACACCTCCAGCTTCCCGTCCCGCACCCACGGGATGCGGACCGGGACCCCGTGCGGCGAGGCCTCGCGCCCCTCCGCCAGGTCCTTGATCACCCGCATCGCCGACCCCAGCTCCGCGAGCGTCGCGGGCTTGCGCCCGAGCACCCGCAGCGCCGAGTCCCCGCGCCCGATCCCGCACACCGTCCGGTTGCCGAACATGTCGTTCAGCGTCGCGAACAGCGAGGCCGTCACCGACCAGTCGCGGGTGGTCGGGTTGGTCACCATCGGCCCCACGACGAGGTTCCGCGTCGCCGCGAGGACCTGCGAGTACACCACGAACGGCTCCTGCCACAGCACGACCGAGTCGAACGTCCAGCCGTAGCCGAACCCCGAGCCCTCGGCCGCCCTCATCGACTCCACGACGGCCCGCGCGGGCGGGTCGGTCTGGAGCACCACGCCGAAGTCCACGCTCATCCCCTCACACCAGGTACTGGTTCAGCTCGCGGGCCAGGAACCGCCCGTGCCCGGCCGACCCCCGGAACCCGCTCCGGTCCACCACGACCCGCCCGCGCGAGAGCACCACCTCGACCCGCCCGGTCAGCTCGAACCCCTCGAACGCCGAGTAGTCCACGTTCATGTGGTGCGTGGCCGCCGAGATGGTCTGCCGCGCGGCGGGGTCGTACACGACGAGGTCCGCGTCGGCCCCCGGCGCGACGACGCCCTTGCGCGGGTGCAGCCCGAACATCCGGGCCGGGGTGGTCGAGCAGATCTCCACCCACCGCTCCAGCCCGATCTCGCCGCGCACGACCCCCTGGTGCAGCAGGTCGATCCGGTGCTCCACGCCCGGCATCCCGTTGGGGATCTTGGAGAAGTCGCCCTGCCCCAGCACCTTCTGGTCGGCGAAGCAGAACGGGCAGTGGTCGGTCGACACCACCGACAGGTCGTTGGTGCGCAGCCCCCGCCACAACCGCGCCTGGTGCTCGACCGGCCGCAGCGGTGGGGAGGCCACGTACTTCGCGCCCTCGAAACCGGGGCGCGCCATGTCCTCCAGCGACAGGTAGAGGTACTGCGGGCAGGTCTCGGCGAACACGTTCTGCCCGGTGTCCCGCGCCTCGGTGACCGCGTCGAGCGCCTGCGCCGCCGACAGGTGCACGACGTACAGCGGCGCCCCGGTGACCCTGGCCAGCGCGATGGCCCGCGAGGTCGCCTCGCCCTCCAGCTCCGGCGGCCGGGTGAGCCCGTGCTGCACCGGGTCGGTGCGGCCCTCCGCGAGCGCCTGCGCGACCAGCTCGTCGATCGCGATGCCGTTCTCGGCGTGCATCATGACCGTGCCGCCGATCTCGCGCGCCCGCTGCATCGCGCGCAGGATCTCCCCGTCGGTGGCGTAGAAGACGCCGGGGTAGGCCATGAACATCTTGAACGAGTTCACGCCCGCGTCGAGGCAGGCGCCCATCTCCTTGAGCGAGGAGTCGTCCACATCGGACACGATCATGTGGAACCCGTAGTCCACCGCGCACTTGCCGTCCGCCTTGGCGTGCCACCTGTCCAGGGTGGCCAGCAGCGAGGTCCCCTTGGCCTGCACGGCGAAGTCGATGATCGTGGTCGTCCCGCCCCACGCCGCCGCGATCGTGCCGCTGGTGAAGTCGTCGCTGGACTGCGTCCCGCCGAACGGCATCTCCATGTGGGTGTGCGCGTCGATCCCGCCGGGGATCACGTACTTCCCGGTCGCGTCGACCCGCTCGTCCACGTCCAGCGCCGGTTCCAGCCCCGGAGCCAGCAGCGCCGCGACCTTCTCGCCCTCCACCAGCACGTCCGCGCGCGCCGACCCGGCCGCGTTGACCACCAGACCGCCGCTGATCAACGTCCTCACGGCGTCACCAGCCCCTCGTAGGTGTCCGGCCTGCGGTCCCGGTAGAACGCCCACAGGTCCCGCACCTCGGCCAGCAGCCCCATGTCCAGGTCCCGCACCACGATCTCGTCCTCGGTGTCGGAGGCCGCCTCGCCGATCAGCTGCCCGCGCGGGTCCGCGAAGTACGACTGCCCGTAGAAGTCGTTGTCCCCCAGCGGTTCCACCCCGACCCGGTTGATCGCGCCGACGAAGTACTCGTTCGCCACCGCCGCCGCGGGCTGCTCCAGCCGCCACAGGTACTGGGACAGGCCCCGGCTGGTCGCGGACGGGTTGAACACGATCCGCGCGCCCGCCAGCCCCAGCGCCCGCCACCCCTCGGGGAAGTGCCGCTCGTAGCAGATGTACACGCCGATCCGGCCCACCGCCGTGTCGAACACCGGGTAGCCCAGGTTGCCGGGCCGGAAGTAGAACTTCTCCCAGAACCCCTTCACCTGCGGGATGTGGTTCTTGCGGTGCTTGCCCAGGTACGTGCCGTCCGCGTCGATCACGGCGGCGGTGTTGTAGTACACGCCGGGCTGCTCCTGCTCGTACACCGGCACGACCAGCACCACCCCGTGCCGCGCCGCGACCTCCCGCATCAGCTCGGTGGTCTCCCCGTCCGGGACGCCCTCGGTGTACGAGTAGAACTCCGGGTCCTGCACCTGGCAGAAGTACGGCCCGTAGAACAGCTCCTGCAGGCACACCACCTGCGCCCCCTGCGAGGCCGCCGACGCGATCGCCTCCACGGCGCTCGCCACCATGCTCTCCTTGGAACCGGTCCACTTCCGCTGGACCAGTGCCGCGCGGACGACGTCGTTCACGCCTGCTCCTTCCGTGGCGCCAGCACCAGGTAGCCGGCCATGCCGACCACCAGGCCGACGACCCAGTTGTAGTCGTAGAGCGGTTTGAGCGGCGGGATCAGCCCGTCCGCGGGGAACGGCCCGCCGTGGGCGCCGCCGACGGCCAGCAGCGACCCGAGCGCGGTCGCCACCACCGCCCGCCAGTTCCAGCCGCCGGTGAACCAGTAGGCCCCGCGCCCGGACAGGTACAGGTCGGGCAGCTCCAGGCGGGTCCGCGCCAGCACCCAGTACCCGGCGACGAGCACCCCGGCCACGGACGCCAGCAACCCGCCGTAGAACCCGAGCCACGCGAAGATGTAGATGCCCGGGTCGGAGATCAGCCGCCACGGCTGGATCAGCACGCCGAGCACACCCGTGATCAACCCGCCCACGGCGAAGCTGATCCGGCGCGGGAACGCGTTGGAGAAGTCGTACGACGGGCTGACCACGTTCGCCGCCAGGTTCGCCGACACCGTCGCCAGCACCAGCGACACCAGCGCGACCAGCACCACCGCCGTGCTGTCGAACCGGCTCGCCAGCTCCGCCGGGTCCCAGATCGCCTCGCCGTACAGGGCTTGCGCGCCCGAGGTGGTCAGGATCGCCACCACCGCGATGAACGTCATCGTCGTCGGCAGCCCCAGCACCTGCCCGAGCGCCTGCTTGCGCTGGCTGCCGCCGAACCGGGTGAAGTCCGGCATGTTCAGCGACAGCGTCGACCAGAACGCGATCATCCCCATCAGCGCGGGGAAGAACACCTTCCAGAAGTCCGGGCCCCAGCCCAGCTTCGACGGCTCGGACAGGATCGGCCCGAACCCGCCCGCCTTCACCGCCACGTACGCCAGCAGCACCAGGAACCCGACCGACACCAGCGGCGCCGTCCAGTTCTCGAACCGCCGGATCGCCTCCATGCCCCGCCAGATCACCAGCATCTGCACCGCCCAGAACACCAGGAAGCACAGCCACAGCGTCCACACCTGGCCCAGCACCACCGGCGCGCCGGTCCACGCCTCACCGGCCAGCCGCCCGACGATCACGTGCAGCGCCTTGCCGCCCACCCAGGTCTGGATGCCGAACCACGCGCACGCCACGAACGCCCGCAGCAGCGCCACCAGGTTCGCCCCGCGCACCCCGTAGAACGCGCGGGCGAACACCGGGAACGGGATGCCGTACTTGGTGCCCGCGTGGCTGTTGAGCAGCATCGGCGCGAGCACGATCAGGTTCCCGAGCGTGATGGTGAGCAGCGCCTGCACCCAGTCCATGCCCAGCGCCACCAGCGACGCGGCGAGCGTGTAGCTGGGGATGTTGTGCGCCATGCCCATCCACAGCGCGAAGAAGTTGTAGGTGGTCCAGGTGCGCCCCTCCAGCGGCACCGGGGCCAGTTCCGGGTTGTAGTACGGGCTGTCGGCGATGGCGGCGCGGTCCACGAGGTCCACGCGCCCTTCCTGGTCGGACGCGATCTGCGCCGAGGGGTCGAGGGCCAACGGTCACTCCCCTGTTACGCTCGTGAAACGCCGCCGGGAGCGGCGCTTCGGCGCGAATTCCACCCCGGCATCCTCAGCGCCGGGCGCGCGGCGGCGGCAGTGCCGAAGTGTCCGCGTTTCCGGTGATCACCGCACACTCTGACCATTGCCGCGCACCCGTTCCGCGGGCACGCGCCGCGCCAGGGCGCCGTCGAACCCGGCCGCAGGATCACCCGGTTCAGCGAGTCCGGTCCGGTCGCGCGGCTGCCGATGACGCAGTAGGCCCAACCCCCTACTTCCGTGAACGAGGACGCGCCGTGCCACCGACCCGCGCCGTGCCGCCCCAGCACGCAGCACCGCCGACCCGCGCAGTGCTGTCGACCCGCGCCGTGCCGCCGACCCGCGCCGCGCTGTCGACCCGCGCCGCGCTGCTGACCCGCGCGGTGCTCTCGACCCGCGCGGTGCCGAGGCTGACCCGAGCCGCCGCCCTGCTCGCCGTCGGCGCCGCGCCGCTGATCGCCGGGATCACCTCGGCCACCGACGGCGCGCGCACCCTCGCCCCCGAGGTCCACGACGGCGCGCGCCCGACCGCCGACCAGCACGCCGCGCCACCCCGCCCCGACGCCCCGTCCTAGCGGTCCAGCTCGCGCACCAGCAGCGCGATGTGCAGCGACAGCAACGACTCCGGGTCCTCCAGCGACACCCCGAGCACCTGCTGCACCCGCGCCAGCTGCTGGTAGTACGCCGTCCGCGACAGGTGCGCCGCCGCCGCGGCCGCCGACTTGTTCCCGCCCTGCTCGCACAGGTGCCGCAGCAGCTCCACCAGCCTGCTCCCGTGCGCCCGGTCGCGGGCCAGCAGCACGCCCAGCTCCCGGTCGGCGAACGCCCGCACCCGCTCGTCCTCGCGCAGCAGGTGCAGCAGCCCGCGCAACCGCACGTCGTCGAGCCGGTGGTACAGCCGCACCCCCGGCGACCGCAGCGCCGCCCCCGCCACGTGCGCCGCCTCCCCGAGGCTGCGCCGCACCTCCGGCACCCCGCACACCACCGTCCCGACCGCCACCACCACCGGCAGCCCGTGCTGCGTGGCCGCCGCCGCCCGGTGCACCTCGCGGGCGAACTGCCGCAGCGCCCCCTCCACCGGGGCCTGCGGCGGCAGCGCCAGCAGCGCCCGCACGCTCGTGTCGTCCACCACCCCGACCAGCGCGGGCACCGGCACCCGCCGGGCCGCCAGCGCCGTCGCCTCGGCCAGGTCCCGCAGCACCTCCTGCGTGGCCAGCGACTGCCCCGGCGTGGTCGCCGCGCCCGGCCGGATCGCCACCCCGAGCAGCTGCCGCCGCTCCAGCGGCACCCCCAGCGCGGCGGCCCGCGCGGGCAGGTCGGCGGGCGGCCGGTCCAGCAGCTGGGTGAGCAGCGTGCGGTGCGTCTGCCGCTCCAGCGACTCCCGGTCCCGCGCCACCAGCCGGTGCACGGCCAGCGCGGACGCCGCCCGCTCCGCGACCACCACGTGCCGGTGCGGCGGCTCGGCC includes:
- a CDS encoding NCS1 family nucleobase:cation symporter-1 — protein: MALDPSAQIASDQEGRVDLVDRAAIADSPYYNPELAPVPLEGRTWTTYNFFALWMGMAHNIPSYTLAASLVALGMDWVQALLTITLGNLIVLAPMLLNSHAGTKYGIPFPVFARAFYGVRGANLVALLRAFVACAWFGIQTWVGGKALHVIVGRLAGEAWTGAPVVLGQVWTLWLCFLVFWAVQMLVIWRGMEAIRRFENWTAPLVSVGFLVLLAYVAVKAGGFGPILSEPSKLGWGPDFWKVFFPALMGMIAFWSTLSLNMPDFTRFGGSQRKQALGQVLGLPTTMTFIAVVAILTTSGAQALYGEAIWDPAELASRFDSTAVVLVALVSLVLATVSANLAANVVSPSYDFSNAFPRRISFAVGGLITGVLGVLIQPWRLISDPGIYIFAWLGFYGGLLASVAGVLVAGYWVLARTRLELPDLYLSGRGAYWFTGGWNWRAVVATALGSLLAVGGAHGGPFPADGLIPPLKPLYDYNWVVGLVVGMAGYLVLAPRKEQA
- the hydA gene encoding dihydropyrimidinase; amino-acid sequence: MRTLISGGLVVNAAGSARADVLVEGEKVAALLAPGLEPALDVDERVDATGKYVIPGGIDAHTHMEMPFGGTQSSDDFTSGTIAAAWGGTTTIIDFAVQAKGTSLLATLDRWHAKADGKCAVDYGFHMIVSDVDDSSLKEMGACLDAGVNSFKMFMAYPGVFYATDGEILRAMQRAREIGGTVMMHAENGIAIDELVAQALAEGRTDPVQHGLTRPPELEGEATSRAIALARVTGAPLYVVHLSAAQALDAVTEARDTGQNVFAETCPQYLYLSLEDMARPGFEGAKYVASPPLRPVEHQARLWRGLRTNDLSVVSTDHCPFCFADQKVLGQGDFSKIPNGMPGVEHRIDLLHQGVVRGEIGLERWVEICSTTPARMFGLHPRKGVVAPGADADLVVYDPAARQTISAATHHMNVDYSAFEGFELTGRVEVVLSRGRVVVDRSGFRGSAGHGRFLARELNQYLV
- a CDS encoding nitrilase-related carbon-nitrogen hydrolase translates to MNDVVRAALVQRKWTGSKESMVASAVEAIASAASQGAQVVCLQELFYGPYFCQVQDPEFYSYTEGVPDGETTELMREVAARHGVVLVVPVYEQEQPGVYYNTAAVIDADGTYLGKHRKNHIPQVKGFWEKFYFRPGNLGYPVFDTAVGRIGVYICYERHFPEGWRALGLAGARIVFNPSATSRGLSQYLWRLEQPAAAVANEYFVGAINRVGVEPLGDNDFYGQSYFADPRGQLIGEAASDTEDEIVVRDLDMGLLAEVRDLWAFYRDRRPDTYEGLVTP
- a CDS encoding PucR family transcriptional regulator; its protein translation is MYPTVAEALSLSVVRQGQPRVVAGAEGLGRSVRWVHVAEVADIAPLLRGGELVLTSGIALPEEPEALREYVAGLAGVGATGLVVELVRRWRGGVPGALVAAAQEHGLPLVTLSVEVRFVAVTEAVVSLIVDAQLAELRAAEQVHEAFTALTVAGAEPAEVLREVARTSGLPVVLETLGHEVLAYDAAGQDPVALLADWGARSREVSGAGRTAYHAGPGWLVTAVGARGSDWGRLVLVSAAEPPHRHVVVAERAASALAVHRLVARDRESLERQTHRTLLTQLLDRPPADLPARAAALGVPLERRQLLGVAIRPGAATTPGQSLATQEVLRDLAEATALAARRVPVPALVGVVDDTSVRALLALPPQAPVEGALRQFAREVHRAAAATQHGLPVVVAVGTVVCGVPEVRRSLGEAAHVAGAALRSPGVRLYHRLDDVRLRGLLHLLREDERVRAFADRELGVLLARDRAHGSRLVELLRHLCEQGGNKSAAAAAAHLSRTAYYQQLARVQQVLGVSLEDPESLLSLHIALLVRELDR